One segment of Bacteroidota bacterium DNA contains the following:
- a CDS encoding DUF2461 domain-containing protein, which yields NSFIAGGIYMPPAPVLKKVRQEIYYHVDEFKSILENKESKKYFKEISGEKLVRPPKEFSPDFPDIELLKFKSYGLLHEVTNEQCLSADFAEFVLKLFNLLSPMVKFLNRGLEM from the coding sequence ACAACTCGTTTATTGCCGGAGGGATTTATATGCCCCCGGCACCTGTTTTGAAAAAGGTAAGACAGGAAATTTATTATCACGTGGATGAATTTAAAAGTATTTTGGAAAATAAAGAAAGCAAAAAATATTTTAAAGAAATAAGTGGTGAAAAATTGGTCAGGCCACCCAAAGAATTTTCACCTGATTTCCCTGATATCGAATTATTGAAATTTAAATCATACGGATTGTTACACGAGGTAACGAATGAGCAATGTTTGTCAGCCGATTTTGCAGAATTTGTGCTGAAATTGTTTAATTTATTAAGCCCGATGGTTAAATTCCTGAATAGAGGTTTGGAAATGTAA
- the gyrB gene encoding DNA topoisomerase (ATP-hydrolyzing) subunit B, with product MTEEEKRESANSNYNADNIQVLEGLEAVRKRPSMYIGDTSKRGLHHLVYEVIDNSIDEALAGYCDQIDVLIHKDNSISVSDNGRGIPTGLHEKENRSALEVVMTVLHAGGKFDKGSYKVSGGLHGVGVSCVNALSANLKATIYRENKIFFQEYKIGKPQEDVKVIGETDKNGTTIWFKPDLTIFTESVYELDILSTRLRELAFLNKGIRLSITDERIEEANNFHPKTNFYSEKGLADFIAYLDETREKLMPDPINIEGEKNGVPVEIAMQYNTSFSENLHSYVNNINTHEGGTHLSGFRRGLTRTLKSYADKSGMLAKLKFDINGDDFREGLTAIISVKVAEPQFEGQTKTKLGNSDVMGSVDQMVSESLNNYLEEHPKEARIIVNKVILAATARHAARKARELVQRKNVLTGSGLPGKLSDCSEKDPEKCEIYLVEGDSAGGTAKQGRDRAFQAILPLRGKILNVEKAMPYRIFENEEIKNMFTALGITIGTEEDSKALNLSKLRYHKVIIMTDADVDGSHIATLLLTFFFRYMHDLIERGYVYIATPPLYLIKKGKEQAYCWTEDERDLFVQKLSVNGKDTGIHIQRYKGLGEMNAEQLWSTTMDPEFRTLRQVTINSGTEADRVFSMLMGDEVPPRREFIENNAKYARIDI from the coding sequence ATGACTGAGGAAGAAAAAAGGGAAAGTGCAAATTCAAACTACAATGCCGATAACATTCAGGTACTTGAAGGACTCGAGGCTGTTCGGAAGCGACCATCGATGTATATTGGCGATACCAGTAAGCGTGGATTACACCATTTAGTATACGAAGTAATTGACAATTCGATCGACGAAGCATTAGCAGGATACTGTGATCAAATTGATGTTTTAATACATAAAGACAATTCTATTAGCGTTTCAGATAACGGACGTGGAATTCCTACCGGCTTACATGAAAAAGAAAACCGTTCGGCATTGGAAGTTGTAATGACGGTTTTACATGCCGGTGGCAAATTCGATAAAGGATCCTATAAGGTATCCGGTGGTTTACACGGTGTTGGTGTATCTTGTGTTAATGCGCTCTCTGCAAATCTAAAAGCTACAATATACCGTGAAAATAAAATATTTTTTCAGGAATATAAAATCGGCAAACCACAAGAAGATGTAAAAGTTATTGGTGAGACTGACAAAAACGGAACTACCATCTGGTTTAAACCTGACCTGACAATTTTCACTGAAAGTGTTTACGAATTAGACATCCTCAGCACCAGATTGCGGGAATTGGCATTTTTAAATAAAGGAATCCGGCTTTCAATTACCGACGAAAGAATCGAAGAAGCTAATAATTTCCATCCAAAAACGAACTTTTATTCGGAAAAAGGATTAGCTGATTTTATTGCATACTTAGATGAAACCCGTGAAAAACTGATGCCTGATCCTATTAATATCGAAGGTGAGAAAAATGGCGTTCCGGTTGAAATTGCGATGCAGTACAATACCTCATTTTCAGAGAACCTTCATTCCTACGTAAACAACATTAACACTCACGAAGGTGGAACCCATTTATCAGGATTCAGAAGGGGTTTGACCCGAACACTAAAAAGTTATGCCGATAAATCAGGAATGCTGGCAAAATTAAAATTCGACATTAATGGCGACGACTTCCGCGAAGGATTGACCGCAATTATTTCCGTAAAAGTTGCCGAACCTCAGTTTGAGGGTCAAACTAAAACCAAACTGGGTAACTCGGATGTTATGGGTAGCGTTGATCAGATGGTAAGTGAATCACTCAACAATTACCTTGAAGAACATCCCAAAGAAGCCAGAATTATCGTAAACAAAGTTATTTTGGCTGCCACGGCCCGTCATGCTGCTCGTAAGGCACGTGAATTGGTTCAGCGTAAAAATGTTTTGACAGGATCTGGATTGCCGGGAAAACTTTCTGATTGTTCTGAAAAGGACCCTGAAAAGTGCGAAATTTATTTAGTTGAGGGTGATTCGGCCGGTGGTACTGCCAAACAAGGTCGTGACCGGGCTTTTCAGGCTATTCTTCCTTTAAGAGGAAAAATCCTCAATGTTGAAAAAGCAATGCCATATCGAATATTTGAAAATGAGGAAATAAAAAATATGTTTACTGCCCTTGGTATCACTATTGGAACAGAGGAAGACAGTAAAGCATTAAATCTCTCAAAACTTCGTTACCATAAGGTAATAATCATGACTGATGCTGATGTAGATGGAAGTCATATTGCAACATTATTACTTACCTTTTTCTTTCGTTATATGCACGACCTGATTGAAAGAGGTTATGTATATATTGCAACACCTCCTCTATACCTAATTAAGAAAGGAAAAGAACAAGCTTATTGCTGGACCGAAGACGAGAGGGACCTATTCGTTCAAAAACTTTCCGTGAATGGAAAGGATACAGGTATTCATATTCAGCGATACAAAGGCTTGGGAGAGATGAATGCTGAACAACTTTGGAGCACGACCATGGATCCTGAGTTCAGAACCCTTCGTCAGGTAACAATTAATAGCGGCACAGAGGCCGACCGCGTATTTTCGATGTTAATGGGAGATGAAGTGCCACCCAGACGGGAATTCATCGAAAATAACGCAAAATACGCGAGAATCGATATTTAA